One Panicum virgatum strain AP13 chromosome 3N, P.virgatum_v5, whole genome shotgun sequence DNA segment encodes these proteins:
- the LOC120667761 gene encoding uncharacterized protein LOC120667761, whose amino-acid sequence MRYVVRLHFLASNNMVEYEALLSGLRIAIELGIKCLDVRGDSQLVIDQVMKESSCHDPKMEAYCNTVRRLEDKFDGLELNHVALKYNEEADKLAKIASGRTTVPSNVFARDLAKPYVDFKDPAEASRMNAEPTAEDPSTGESEAMETEIEISSADEAETMQIDEAPLSRDWRDQYLGWINRGVLPSNRAQARRIARWAKSFILIDEELYKRSPSGILQHCIPIPGGRELLRDIHAGVCGHHAAPRILVGNAFRQGFYWPTAVADDTEIMRTCKGCQFYDRKKFLEFCDDNHICVDWSAVAHP is encoded by the exons ATGCGCTACGTGGTACGCCTCCACTTCCTGGCGTCCAACAACATggtggagtacgaggccctcctcagtggtcTCCGCATCGCCATTGAGCTCGGCATCAAATGCCTCGACGTGCGGGgagactctcaactcgtcatcgaccaggTGATGAAAGAATCCagctgccacgacccgaagatggaggcatattGCAACACggtacgccgcctcgaagacaagttcgacggcctcgaGCTCAACCACGTCGCACTCAAGTACAATGAGGAGGCGGACAAACTGGCCAAGATTGCGTCTGGACGGACCACCGTCCCCTCGAATGTCTTCGCACGTGACCTCGCAAAGCCATATGTCGATTTCAAGGATCCAGCGGAGGCTAGCAGAATGAACGCCGAGCCCACGGCCGAGGACCCCTCGACGGGTGAGTCCGAGGCCATGGAGACAGAGATAGAGATCTcctcggcggacgaggccgagacGATGCAAATCGACGAGGCTCCGCTTTCACGAGACTGGCGTGACCAGTATCTCGGCTGGATAAACCGAGGGGTGCTACCCTCGAATcgtgctcaggcgcggcgcatCGCCAGGTGGGCCAAGTCTTTCATCTTGATCGACGAGGAGCTATACAAACGCAGCCCCTCGGGCATCCTGCAACACTGCATCCCCATTCCCGGGGGCAGGGAACTGCTCCGAGACATCCACGCCGGAGTTTGCGGCCACCATGCGGCGCCGCGCATCCTCGTGGGCAATGCGTTCAGGcagggcttttactggcccaccgcagtCGCCGATGACACTGAAATCATGCGGACTTGcaagggttgccagttctacgacC GAAAGAAGTTCTTGGAGTTCTGCGACGACAACCACATATGCGTGGATTGGTCAGCTGTGGCGCATCCATAA
- the LOC120665798 gene encoding uncharacterized protein LOC120665798 produces the protein MSVEILDGSTVRSFVEDEGAFNSSVDGRFAALDADHDGLLTYAEMAGELMSLRVLEKHFGVDDAEVRADELAALYRGLFARFDRDGSGEVDRDEFRAEMREVMLAVANGLGFLPVQMVVEDGSFLKVAVDRELGQLAKAA, from the coding sequence ATGAGCGTGGAGATCCTTGACGGGAGCACGGTCCGGAGCTTCGTGGAGGACGAGGGCGCCTTCAACTCCTCCGTGGACGGCCGCTTCGCCGCGCTGGACGCCGACCACGACGGCCTGCTCACGTACGCGGAGATGGCCGGCGAGCTCATGAGCCTCCGGGTCCTCGAGAAGCACTTCGGCGTGGACGACGCGGAGGTGCGGGCCGACGAGCTCGCCGCGCTCTACCGCGGCCTGTTCGCGCGGTTCGACAGGGATGGCAGCGGCGAGGTGGACCGGGACGAGTTCCGGGCGGAGATGAGGGAGGTGATGCTCGCCGTGGCCAACGGGCTCGGCTTCCTCCCCGTGCAGATGGTCGTCGAGGATGGCAGCTTCCTCAAGGTGGCCGTCGACAGGGAGCTCGGCCAGCTCGCCAAAGCTGCATAA
- the LOC120665799 gene encoding serine--glyoxylate aminotransferase translates to MADYVYGPGRTHLFVPGPVNIPDPVIRAMNRQNEDYRSPAVPALTKILLEDVKKIFKTTSGTPFIIPTTGTGAWESTLTNTLSPGDRIVSFLIGQFSLLWIDQQQRLGFNVDVVESEWGRGADLDVLEAKLRQDTAHTIKAIAIVHNETATGVTNNLATVRKLLDAYRHPALVLVDGVSSICALDFRMDEWGVDVALTGSQKALSMPTGLGIVCASPKALEASKTAKSLRVFFDWKDYLKFYEMGTYWPYTPSIQLLYGLRAALDLLEEEGLDNVINRHTRLGTATRLAVEAWGLKNCTQKEEWFSNTVTAVVVPSYIDSGEIVKHAWKRYNLSLGLGLNKVAGKVFRIGHLGNLNELQLLGCLSGVEMVLKDVGYPVKLGSGVAAAAAYLSNSTPLIPSRI, encoded by the exons ATGGCGGACTACGTGTACGGCCCTGGGCGGACCCACCTGTTCGTCCCGGGCCCGGTGAACATCCCGGACCCCGTCATCCGCGCCATGAACCGCCAGAACGAGGACTACCGCTCGCCGGCCGTGCCCGCCCTCACCAAGATCCTCCTCGAGGACGTCAAGAAGATCTTCAAGACCACCTCCGGCACCCCCTTCATCATCCCGACCACCG GGACGGGCGCGTGGGAGAGCACGCTGACGAACACGCTGTCGCCCGGCGACCGCATCGTGTCCTTCCTCATCGGGCAGTTCAGCCTGCTGTGGATCGACCAGCAGCAGCGCCTGGGCTTCAACGTGGACGTGGTGGAGAGCGAGTGGGGCCGGGGCGCCGACCTCGACGTGCTCGAGGCCAAGCTCCGCCAGGACACGGCGCACACCATCAAGGCCATCGCCATCGTCCACAACGAGACCGCCACCGGCGTCACCAACAACCTCGCCACCGTCCGCAAGCTCCTCG ACGCGTACCGGCACCCAGCGCTGGTGCTGGTGGACGGCGTGTCGTCCATCTGCGCGCTGGACTTCCGCATGGACGAGTGGGGCGTGGACGTGGCGCTGACGGGGTCGCAGAAGGCGCTGTCGATGCCGACGGGGTTGGGCATCGTGTGCGCCAGCCCCAAGGCGCTGGAAGCCAGCAAGACGGCCAAGTCCCTGCGCGTCTTCTTCGACTGGAAGGACTACCTCAAGTTCTACGAGATGGGCACCTACTGGCCCTACACGCCCTCCATCCAGCTCCTCTACGGCCTGCGCGCCGCGCTCGACCTCCTCGAGGAGGAGGGGCTCGACAACGTCATCAACAGGCACACCCGCCTCGGCACCGCCACCCGGCTGGCCGTGGAGGCGTGGGGGCTCAAGAACTGCACCCAGaaggaggagtggttcagcaaCACGGTCACCGCCGTCGTCGTGCCCTCCTACATCGACAGCGGCGAGATCGTCAAGCACGCCTGGAAGCGGTACAACCtcagcctcggcctcggcctcaaCAAGGTCGCCGGGAAGGTCTTCAGGATTGGCCACCTCGGCAACCTCAACGAG CTGCAACTGCTGGGGTGCCTGAGCGGGGTGGAGATGGTGCTCAAGGACGTGGGCTACCCGGTGAAGCTCGGCAGCGgagtggcggccgcggcggcgtaccTGTCGAATTCGACGCCTCTGATCCCCTCCAGGATCTGA